ATGCACACACTATGATTGTGAGAAGTAACAAATCAAGCAGTATAGAAAGTCTAAGGAATTAAACAGTggagaaaaaaagaaactaaCCAATAGTGAAGTCACAGGCAAGGCTGGCTCCAACAGCATCCTCACAAGAGTCTCTGAATGGCATTGTTTATCAGGATGTAAGCACATAAAAAGCAAAACCATTGAAAGTACACCAAAAATAGACGTTTCTGCAATCAACAATTACATTGTTTTGAACAAACTAAATAGGCCTAAAGCCAACTAAGCAGCAGAATTCCTCAAGACATTCAAATGTACTCAATCGACattttcagtttgatttaaatTCTATACCATTCACCTATGCCAAAAACCAAAATATAATAAGAGGCAAAATTATCCTTTACCAGTTTGTAAAAAATAACTCAAAAttcaaactaaagattaaactACACTAACCGAAGAAGTAGAAGCTCTGTAACCCAGTTATTGAGCCAACAATCCAACTTCTCAGTTCCTTCTCCAGCGCTTCCCCTCGATTCCCTATTCGTAAATCCAAGCATAGCTTCAACAAGAAAACCTCAGAAATAACAACTCCAGCCAAGTTTGCAACTGTTGACCCTCCAACACTAATCTCTTTATATATCTCATCACTCGTGAGAGGTAAAAAACCCTTCAAGCCGTCGTTCCCATCAATCCAGAGACTAGCCAAATCTAAAAACGATACACTCAAATTTGAATCACTTTCCTTACTGACATCCTTACCACAACACACACTTACATATCCAATAATCTCCCCAATCAAAGACTTGGCCTCCTTAGCAGCTTTCTTCACTCTCCTAGCTCCCAAATCTTTGCCCAATAACTCAACAACCAAATTATAAACTTGGAAAACAACAGGAGCTAGCAATGCTATGCTTTTCGAAGCACTACACGGACCTGAGCATCTCGAAATAAGTTGAAACAGTTCCTTTACAATCAGAATATGATCTGAAAGATCCTGGTTTGCTTTTTTTCGGCTCCTGAAGGACAAAGCAGAGTAGATCCAGATCGTTTCTATAGGAGGATCAACTTTCGATTGCATTAATCGGTAGAATACATTGATGAAATGAGACAAATTTAATGTTTCTTTGTGTATTTCATCTACGAGTTGTTGCATTGATTGGTGGAATGCGAGCCCATAATTTTCCTCGATAAAAGGAATGGGTTTCGAAGACGAGGCCATGCTGATTCTTGAAAATTAGGAATTCGAAGAGCAACTCTGCCCAGTCAAACCCTAAGTAATGGCCTCGTAGGGTTTTAGCACAACAGAAACGATGACGTTTTGCATGGAATTACAAtgattttacttttatatatcTATTTGATGAAACTTATGACTTAAGCATTACCTGTttaatgagaaaaaataaattcaaaaattttgtgataaTTTCATCtctatagttttaatttttataataatttaatttttatattttaaatatttataataatttaatcttttaattaggtataatttttcaatttataattaattaataataaatttaagggaaagaatttttattaacaaaataaaattttaaaaattaaattatttaattttaaaaattatcttaaatttcagttatttaatTGTAAATTACTCTATTTTTTTAACACTTTATTTTCGTATTTACCATATGAATTTTTTCTACAAGTTAAAATAACTATTAATaagataataacatataaaataattattataattctatttaattttattttatttttaaaaaaaaatctcttttattatttaataaaatttaatatttttaaattaaatataattaaaaagttaataaaaaattatttttttaaaatatgtgtgaagaaataaagtgaataaaaattatgagatgaaatgaatattaattattattatatttattatttaaataattatttaaaaattctaatataataaatattagttAAGTTAAAAGTTGAAAATATCATTATAGAAAATACATattaaacaaaatattaaatatattcataatttttatacataaaaaaatgtGATAAATAGGTTGAAACCAATTGTGATTGTGATTCCTAATGCATATCTTGGATCCTATGAGTCGAAATATTTACGAGTAAAACCTTCAGGAAATTTGTATAGCCTGCCTGTATTCTGAAGTCTGAACCAACACCGATTCTGCCACCTTCCATaccatatatatagatatacagCTTATGCAGAAGAGACACCGAATTTGTATTTGCAATTCCGAGCTACAAAAACTCCTGTGTGATTGTCAGCTAAGAGAGTCATAGCTAAACATAAAAGCAAGTTTTGTTGGGTTTAAaaaagatttagtttaaaaGATTGATTAAAATATGGCATGTtctttagttaaaatttttttttaaaataataaagaagaaaaaaacataATGGCTGTGCTTTGATTGCATTAgctatatttttacttttattgtatacattattaaatttaatatgtctatttataataaaaaaataataaattaattacatttttattagttacaactataaaatttaaacaatctataaaattttaaaaatatttaaatttaattttcaaagagATATTATTATTCCAACAGTTCTCACAGATTTAGCGACTCTATTGGTAGTATCAACGTGGGTGCCAATCTCTCTTTCAGCCAAGAGACCTGTTTTTGGTGCAAGAAAATAAGAACTCTTAAATTGAAACTTTAATTAATGCACAAATCAATAATATCGATAATAACAATCTCAAATCAAACTAACtacttaatattaaataaatataaaatatatccaaaattcaaaattcaaatttaaatttcaataaaaattaaaaaatataaagattatcgATAGATATTACGAAATCACTCGAATTTCTAttctaatataatatattagtaAAATTCATAACAATTTATATAAAGtagtttttattataaaattaaaaaaaaattcaccgcAATAATTTAGTCATCGTAGAAACTCACACTTCACTTATTATAACATAATTGAATAtatattcattaaaaataaaaaatcttccatttacaataaaactaaaaattctCACAAACTCTTAAATTGAAATATTGAATCAATGTATAAATCAATAATCTCAATAATAACAATCTCAAATCAAATTAACTACCTGAAGTTGAAGTTAAATAAATCTaaagtatatttaaaaattaaaattaaaagctaAATCCTAGTAAAAATTAAAGAAGATAAAGATTGTTCCGTCGATGGTCTGTATGGATGGACTTACTGATGATATTAAGAAGCCTTCTCGGATGCGACAATTTCATTCTCCTTCACATTCAATCAAACTCTACTCCAATTATGTCTTGATGTTAGTTCATTGCTTTCTTGTTAGTTCGTTGCTTTTTAATTGGACGCGACAATTTTACAAGTGACCAACCACCATCATATAtgaaaagtttttaaaattttgccaATATTAACATTCTTCTCCAATGTGGTCCAAGGGATGACACCGATGAAATATCAAAAGTCCTTCAAAGGAATAAGAATTAATTTcgaagagaaaaataatttaatttttttcttaataaattaacgataaaaataaatgaaatgaatgaaaaaaaaaataataacttttaataaattttaaaaaatacagattaatttataaataatgacaatactaaaaaaataaatagtaaattttttttattttaatataaataataatttttttaatttaaattaattttcagtttataattaatttagtagtaaatttaacataaaaattattttattaataaaataaaattttaaaaattatattctttattataaaaaaataataaataaaattataaattctgtcaatatctcaaaattttcactataaattactcttattctttattttttaacattgtattttcatatttaccatatgaatatttttctagagtttaaaataattattagtaagataaaaatatattttattatatatatactcaAAGTTTAcatattcatatttaaaataacacataattaaataataataaacaatagattaaataataatgagCACGCACTTGACTCATCACTAGCTCAGGCCATTGGAGTAAATACTGAAAACTTGCTTCTATCACAACCTGATTGTGGTGAACAAGCTCTCAGCCTGGTGGACATGCTTATAAGGAGTGGTTCTGTGGATGTTGTGGTTGTTGACAGTGTAAGTAAAAGTCTGTTGTTGGTACTTTGCATGGTGTAGAGTTCTCTTTCAGTTATAGTATCTTGTTTCTGCTAGAGCATTTTGCATGTTTCATGGAATTGGTCTTCTTCCCCATCCCTACTCTTGATATCTCTGTGTCTCAGGCAATGTTCTTATCACTGCAGGAGGTTTTAGAAAGGACATTGAATATGCTTGAGCTCATTGGATTGAAGTTGCTGAATTAAACTCAAGTCCTTTAATTATGGTTAACCTTTTTCATTTGGTTACAGGTAGCTGCCCTTGTGCCTAAAAGTGAGCTTGATGGTGAGATGGGCGACGCTCACATGGCAATGCAAGCTAGATTGATGAGCCAGGCGCTGCGCAAATTGAGCCATTCTTTATCGCTGTCACAGACAATATTGATCTTTATAAATCAAGTATGAATATTTAGGCCTTTGTTTGTGTAATTCGTAAGTTTTGGTTACAAATGGATCCTTGTTCCTTTGTGAAATCCATACTGCTAAGACTGAACTTTAAGGGGACTATCTACTTGTTATTCTGAGGTCTGAGTGTTGCAACAATGTTACCATTGCCCTTTCCGATTAAAAGCCATGGGTTTCCGGAAATAGGTTCCTTGCAGAAAAGCAGGGTGACCGCCGTGTACAATAGATGATCCTATGCTGAAATTTGCAAGTAGAGATCCATATGCACCGGGGAATGGGGATGCTCTACctacttattattttattttgggcTTAGACATTCCTGAACTTCTTGAAATTACTACCTTCATCAAATTTAGTTAGTTTGTTGTAATCAGTTTGCTGGGTTGTGAGTCTGCTGTGAATCACAATTGACCCAATTTGCATGCGGTCCTTCCCGTCCTTCTTTGACCCCCCTCCCCAGAACCCAAAAAAAGAAAGTTCTGAACTGAGCTTGATCCAAGAACCATGGTTGTGATTAGGTTCTATGCTAAGCTTGATTTGAGAGGTGTAGGTGTAACTAGGGCAGGAATGAACTTAGGCCAAGGTATCATCAGTCATGCTGTGCTATGACTATCCCCTTTCAGTAGCATGTAGTTGGTAATTTAATGCATTATTAGTGTCAGTCTTTGTATGTTCTTTCTAAAGAAACATGGTTATATTCTCTTTTTGATGTAATTTAACTTCTTAACTTCTATCATCTTGGTGGCAATGCCAATATTGCCTGAAGTGTAATGAAGTGAGTTGTTCATTGGAGACTCTTGCGGATATTGGTGTCATCTTCTCAATATGAAGTTTGTTTATATCTTGATCTAATGTGCACACAGAGGAAGTACATTATCGGTCTGCAATTTCTGTATTATGTGTACATTTACTTAATGATCATACTTCCTCACTGCTTACATCCATATACAGGTGAGGTCAAAGATTAGTACATTTGGAGGATTTGGTGGGCCAACTGAAGTAACTTGTGGTGGTAATGCTTTGAAGTTCTATGCTTCAGTGCGCTTGAACATAAGAAGGGTGGGGTTTATAAAGAAGGGGGAAGAGGTACGACGTTTGTCTGTTCATCAATTTATTAACTAACTGTACCTAATCAAAGTATTTCTGATTTTACCTCATACTTGTTTGAACTCTAAAATTTGCATGACCTTTTGTCTTCCTATGAGAACAGTCTAAAACACACTTGATTTGAAGTGCCTCTAGCTCTCTACCTTTCTTTCATTGAAACGCAAAAAACAATGTCATATCATGTGGCAAAATTGCCTAGAACCAGTACGTAGCATTTGGTCCCAGACATATCTTTGTGTTCCCAAACCAAGTACTGGATGTGCAAGGATGCTTCTTGGTGTAGGGAGTTGTCTGGAGAAAAGATCTAATCTAGATCCCCGAGGAGTGCAAAAGGCTAACGCTAACAGGGCTAAACGGATTGATTGAAAGTACGGATGGATTTTTTTGCATTGCAAATTGCTCCATCTACATTGGTGTCACCACCTTTTTACACTTTGACTTtataagaaagagaatgtgatgtAGAATATTGATAATGGCTATGATTCTTTTCCCATCCAAGTTGACTAGTAAAATCTCTTGTTGATCTACCATTATATGGACCATGTATTTAGCGTGGCACCAGTTCTCTTGTTGACCTTGATGTTTTCAGCATAAGCCATGTGCTTGAAATGAGGGGTTGGGTTTGGCTTTAGCACAAATGGTTAAAGGTGGGGAAGGAGTGGGCCTGCAGGGTTCAAATTAGCCAAAATGTATACATTGATTGACTTCTCTGATTGTTCCTGTGCCTTCTCTCTCTGATTTTAATCTGTGATACTTTTTGTCTTTGCAGACTACTGGAAGTCAAGTTCAAGTGAAAATTGTAAAGAATAAACTTGCCCCCCCATTTAAAACAGTCCAATTTGAACTTGAATTTGGAAAGGGAATATGTCGAGAATCAGAGCTCATAGAATTGGGGGTAAAACACAAATACCTTGTCAGGGCTGGTTCGTTTTACAATTACAATGGTCAGAGTTTCCGCGGGAAGGAAGCCCTTAAACGCTTTCTAGCAGAAAATGATGTTGCTCGGGAAGAACTTATGATGCAACTCAGGCAGAAGCTACTTGATGTCGGCTCAAGTAAGGACGAGGGAGCAGAGGATGGAGAACCTGTAGAAGAAATTGTTTCACCTGATTCTACAGATGAAGAAGCTGTTACTGCAGTAGAAGCATAGTTTTCAAATGCATGAAATTGAAAATCATTGGAGTTATCCTGCTAGATTCCATGGTATCCTTCAGTTTTCCCAGGGATTCTGCAATTTCAGCCTGCACAAATTGATGGAAGGATATGAAAGGCTCTTGGTTTCTAATCACAAGCTACCATTGCTTATATACACACATGGCCTTGAATTGGTGGCTTTGTAAGTTAAATGTGTTAAGTTGATCATGTAAATTTTAGGCTTTTGTGGCTTTATGTACCAGCCGCAAAATTTTTCCTTAGCTTTCCATCTGCATTTTGTATGTGAACAGAGTAACCAAGTAATCAAAATccacattttttttttgttttagtgCAATTTATCGTTTCTTCAGTCTTTTTATTTAAGGTGCattaagatatttaaaaaaaaaaaagaaccctACATTTAACATAAGCTCGATTATAACAAAAATatgtttaataattattaaagtaaatgtttataaaaaaattatgaaaaaatataaatatttaatataatggtTATGAAGTTGgcttttttttatgaatttaaatctctgtaacattattttttattaattgagagaaaagaaagtaaattTTACTTAACATATAAccattaaatttttgtaaatatttttcaaataattgaaggaaaaaaaaaaagaaaaaagaaacccTTCGGGATCTCTTGTTATGCCACTTCAAGCACCTGTTGCTGGCTGTGACTTTTTCGGTTAAAAATCTGATGAACTCCATAAAAAAATGTGCTTGAAGGCACTAGCTTTTTCATTACCTTTGAGCAAGTTCCAAATCCTCAGATTCAAGCACATTCTCTCATGTCCTTTGAGATTCATCTCCAACGCCTGAAGTGTTTCCTGTGAGAGTTCCTGTAAATATACCAGTAATTTCATTCTCTCTTTCAATTGCCATGATCTGATACAATATCTTTGATTGTAGTTCAACCAAAGGAGAGAAGATAGTAATAGTCTCTCACCATGTTGAAGCAAATCTCGAGTAAAACTCCATAGAAAATCGTCTAAGCGTGAGTTGGCCGAGTTAATTAGGCCCGACTCGATCTCAAAGTGGCTCAAGGACGGGATCGTAGGCAAATCAAATGTCCAACTGCGGTGCCGGTGGGAGCGTAGTGGATGAAGTATTGAGCCTCTGGTGCGATTCAAGGAGTTGCGCATGGTAGAAAGAATGAGCTCTTTGAGAGCATAGTAAAGCCTCAGTTGTGATGCCTTCAATTGAAATATTGTTGACATAGGTTATTGAAGAATTTTTCAAGAGTAAATATTTtgaaacatatatttttttattataaaaaatttgaaaaacatcttattatttttatggtaAACGTATTTacgttttaatttaaatattctaattttaatttaattatttcaatttttattttttaatataattttagttgatttatatatttttaaatttgataatttaacaATTTAATAATCTAGTATATGacgtatattattattattattttttaaaaaattaatttattgataaaaaaaactcaacatttatatttttttatattttaatccaaatatttaaattttaaacaaattgatttaacaattatatttgaatataatttgattaatttttaaaattaaaattaaaaataaataatctaatcGTTAAATATGATATTCacattttctataaattttatttttataataatagttataaatattttataataaatatattatttaatttaaaatagcagtatataataaataattaaaaataatatattattataaaattttcataaatataaattaatattattttcatctaaattcttatattttaattcttaaaaatcgaataaaattatatttaaatgtaaatattatattaattaatataaaatttaaatgtttaatttaaaatataaaatgatataaatattaaaatttttaattatttaataattaattcatatagaaaagtaataataatatatatgatatgacatcccaattaaattattaaagtgctatgtaaattattaaaatttaaaaatttattggtgaattaaaattatataaaaatataaaagttgaatcaattaaattaaaattaaaaaattaaaattaaaatgtaaatatacTTGGATGTTGAtcgttttaattaattaatctatttttattggttcaattaattaaaagtattaaattaagctaaaataaaaaataaaccgtAAAAGAAGGAAAATGAAGACCGCATGGATTGCTTACGTAAGCATTGAAGTCGTTATTCAGTAAATAGTAACTGAAGTCGTTATACGGTAAATGGTAATTGGTAACTGTAAAACAGTAAAAATGGTGTTGCTTTGGGCTATAAAGCTGAGCTTAGATCCCGCCTTTTTCATATTCTCTCTGGACACGAGCGACTGCAACTCTCTGGTGCCAACTTGCTTACTGTACGTCTCGTCTCTTCAAGAAACCACAACATCTCCGTCAGTCTTTTCTTGCCGGTCGTCTTCAATTATTGGAAATGGTAAACACCTcgtctcttctcttctcttttacTGCAATATACATGTAGTCCTAACGACAATAGTTACATAATTTTGAAgccaaagagaagaagaaatcgAGGCAATCGTAGGAATAATGCGAGAAGGAATCAGCAAGGGCAGGGAAGGAACGGCGACGAAATTAATGTAGATGGAATTAAGGTACCAGAAATCATCTTTCTCATAATGTTCAAACACAATAGGAAATAAAGAAACATATTTGATACGTAAAAGATGATTTAGGATACACAATTTTTGTTCTTCAAGAATTGAAGTATGTCAACTTGTAATCTCTTTCTCTTTAACGGTTTCCTTTTTCTTGAATCTTTATATATGTCTGCTTTCTTGTGATTTGCATCTGCttgttttatttattcatgGGCCACTGCCAAGTATCATGATGGTTGATGCTTTTAGTGTTCTTTATACAGCAAATATCTGAAGAAGGGAATAATCTGTTGTTTGAGTtgtttcaaattcatgcatctgtattatttcaatattttctaCCATGCTGCATCTAGATGACTTTTTAAATTGTGAAATTTGGAATTCTTGAGTAATTAtggaattgatttattttatgcGATGCATTTCCCCCTTGTTACATAAAATTAGTTACCAACTGATATTCCCTTGACCACATTTACATTCCAGGAAATGCTGAAGGATGTAGTGACAACTAAAACTTATCAAAATGTTATATATCAGAATAAGTTTCTGTTTAAGAATAAAATAGTACTTGATGTTGGCGCTGGAACTGGAATTCTGTCCCTATTTTGTGCAAAAGCTGGGGCTGCACATGTTTATGCGGTATGTGTTCACTTCTTTCCTTTCTTCTATTCAGCAAGGAATTGTTTCAATCAAGATGCTACGATTAGGCATGTCATATTTTGTGTTTTTGTCAtgtgtttttttatattaaatgtgGTTGCCTGCTTTTCCATTTTCAGGTTGAGTGCTCAGACATGGCTGACATGGCAAAAGAAATAGTTGAATCAAATGGTTTTTCAGAAGGTaatatgtttgtgttatgaAGTTTTGCTAATTCTACTGTCTTTCTATATTCCTTCAAAGTAGTCAGTGACTCT
The genomic region above belongs to Manihot esculenta cultivar AM560-2 chromosome 3, M.esculenta_v8, whole genome shotgun sequence and contains:
- the LOC110610931 gene encoding uncharacterized protein LOC110610931 isoform X3 — its product is MASSSKPIPFIEENYGLAFHQSMQQLVDEIHKETLNLSHFINVFYRLMQSKVDPPIETIWIYSALSFRSRKKANQDLSDHILIVKELFQLISRCSGPCSASKSIALLAPVVFQVYNLVVELLGKDLGARRVKKAAKEAKSLIGEIIGYVSVCCGKDVSKESDSNLSVSFLDLASLWIDGNDGLKGFLPLTSDEIYKEISVGGSTVANLAGVVISEVFLLKLCLDLRIGNRGEALEKELRSWIVGSITGLQSFYFFETLVRMLLEPALPVTSLLVS
- the LOC110610931 gene encoding uncharacterized protein LOC110610931 isoform X1 — its product is MASSSKPIPFIEENYGLAFHQSMQQLVDEIHKETLNLSHFINVFYRLMQSKVDPPIETIWIYSALSFRSRKKANQDLSDHILIVKELFQLISRCSGPCSASKSIALLAPVVFQVYNLVVELLGKDLGARRVKKAAKEAKSLIGEIIGYVSVCCGKDVSKESDSNLSVSFLDLASLWIDGNDGLKGFLPLTSDEIYKEISVGGSTVANLAGVVISEVFLLKLCLDLRIGNRGEALEKELRSWIVGSITGLQSFYFFETLVRMLLEPALPVTSLLKRKKLEKWRKSAKNDRKVIGSVICPNHCPNQAEAETWRQQTEVIGPVICPNHSQKLPKSLAEIA
- the LOC110610931 gene encoding uncharacterized protein LOC110610931 isoform X2 gives rise to the protein MASSSKPIPFIEENYGLAFHQSMQQLVDEIHKETLNLSHFINVFYRLMQSKVDPPIETIWIYSALSFRSRKKANQDLSDHILIVKELFQLISRCSGPCSASKSIALLAPVVFQVYNLVVELLGKDLGARRVKKAAKEAKSLIGEIIGYVSVCCGKDVSKESDSNLSVSFLDLASLWIDGNDGLKGFLPLTSDEIYKEISVGGSTVANLAGVVISEVFLLKLCLDLRIGNRGEALEKELRSWIVGSITGLQSFYFFETLVRMLLEPALPVTSLLGS
- the LOC110608311 gene encoding DNA repair protein recA homolog 3, mitochondrial-like, which gives rise to MVCMDGLTDDIKKPSRMRQFHSPSHSIKLYSNYVLILNNNEHALDSSLAQAIGVNTENLLLSQPDCGEQALSLVDMLIRSGSVDVVVVDSVAALVPKSELDGEMGDAHMAMQARLMSQALRKLSHSLSLSQTILIFINQVRSKISTFGGFGGPTEVTCGGNALKFYASVRLNIRRVGFIKKGEETTGSQVQVKIVKNKLAPPFKTVQFELEFGKGICRESELIELGVKHKYLVRAGSFYNYNGQSFRGKEALKRFLAENDVAREELMMQLRQKLLDVGSSKDEGAEDGEPVEEIVSPDSTDEEAVTAVEA